CACAGGCTGGAAAGCCGCCGACTTCGACGGCGCAATCAAAATCATTAGGACACGTCGCCATGCCCCTTCTTCAAGCCTCCAAGGTCTACAAGCCCTTTGAATATCCCTGGGCCTATGAATTCTGGAAGCGTCAGCAGCAGCTCCACTGGCTGCCCGAGGAAGTGCCTCTGGGCGAGGATTGCCGCGACTGGGCGCAGAAGCTGTCCGACCATGAGCGCAATCTGCTGACCCAGATTTTCCGCTTCTTCACCCAGGCCGACGTGGAAGTGCAGGATTGCTACCACGAAAAATATGGCCGCGTGTTCAAGCCGACCGAGATCAAGATGATGCTGACCGCGTTCAGCAACATGGAAACGGTCCATATCGCCGCCTACAGCCATCTGCTCGACACGATCGGCATGCCCGAAAGCGAATATTCGGCCTTCCTCCAATATAAGGAGATGAAGGACAAGCATGACTATCTGGCGACCTTCGGCGTCGACAGCGACGAGGATATTGCCCGCACCCTCGCCATGTTCGGCGGCTTTACCGAAGGGCTGCAGCTTTTCGCCTCCTTCGCCATGCTGATGAACTTCCCGCGCTTCAACAAGATGAAGGGCATGGGCCAGATCGTCACCTGGTCGGTCCGCGACGAGACGCTGCATTGCGAGGGCATCATCAAGCTGTTCCACGCCTTCTGCGCCGAACGCCAGTGCCTGACCCCGGCGGTCAAGGACGACATCATGGACATGTGCCAGAAGACCGTCCGGATCGAGGATGCGTTCGTCGACCTCGTCTTCGAAATGGGGCCGGTGCCCGGTATGACGCCCAAGGACATCAAGAAATATGTCCGCTACATCGCCGACTGGCGCCTGGGCCAGCTGGGCCTCAAGCCCATCTACATGATCGATGAGCATCCGCTGCCCTGGCTGACCCCGCTGCTGAACGGCGTGGAGCATGCCAATTTCTTCGAAACCCGCGCCACCGAATATAGCAAGGGCGCGACCCGTGGTCAGTGGAACGACGTCTGGGACGCGTTCGATCGCCGCAAGAAGCTCAAGGGCAGCGAAGCGGCCAATGCCGACGAAAGCGACCCGGACATGTTCAAGGCCGCCGGCATCGCGGCGGAATAAGCGTCCGACCAGGTCGAGGGGAGGGGAGGCGCGGGGAGCGCCTCCCCTTTTTTGTGCGCTTCCAGAGAGTCCCCGCATCGCGTCCATAACGGACCAGTTTCGCGCCGGAATGTCGATGTCCTGCGCTATGGTCCGGCCATGACCGCGCCGACCGATCCACCGCCCCAGACTGCCTATGTCTTTGTTTGCAATGTCTGTGGTTGCGATCAGGTCACGCGGGAGGCGTGGGCTGCCTGGGATGTCGCGAGCCAGGCCTGGGTGCTGAACACCGCCTTCGACTTCGCCTATTGCCATCTCTGCCTGGGTTATGCGCAACTCGATCGGCTGGTATTGAGCGGTCCGCCGCCAACCCCGCCCGACGGCGGCGTCGCCTTTCCACCCGCATCGGGCTGACCCGGCCAGTGACGCTTCCTTAACGGCGGCGCCCTTATGCCGGTCAGCATGTTCGGCGTTCGCCTCCGCTCCCTTTTCACCAGCCGCTGGATGGCGTTGCTTTGGGCCGTGCTGGTGCTGCTGAGCGCGATTCAGTTCGTGGGCAGCGATGGCGGCGATCAGGCCGGCGCGGATCAGGCCGCGATCGCAGCCCAGGACGGCCTCGACAACAGTCAGCGTGCCGCCATCGCCAACGCGTTCTGACGCGCCGGGCGGGCGTCCCGCTATCGCTGTCCTATGCCTTTGTGCAGGCCTATGATGCTGTCCCGCCGGTCCACGGCTGCCAGCGGCGAATGGTTCTGAAATGACAAGAGCTGGAAATTAAATATCAGAATGTGCGGGAAATGTGCGAAGTTAAGCCCGCCATTTCCTACATCGGTTACCGGCCTCGCTTCTTTTGTTCCGTTCGTGCAACATCTGTTCAGCCGCGGCGTTCTACCTTGCCCTGGTCTGCAAGAATCGAAAAGGGACAGGACTATGCGTCGCTTTGCCAAGAGCATGATTGCCGCGCTTTCATTGGGCGCCATGGCGTTGACCGCCATGCCCGCCACCGCCCAGCCAGGCCAGGGCCGGCCCGGCGGCCCTTCGTCGAGCCATGGCGGCCCCGGTGGTCCGGGTGCGCAGCGTCCGCCCAGCCATGGCGGCCCCGGTCCTGGCCGCGGCAATGCCCAGCGGCCACCCCAGGGCGGTGGACCCGGTGCGCAGCGTCCGCCGCAACCCGGCCGGCCGGGGGCAGGCCGCCCGCCCCAGCCGGGGCGTCCCGGCAATGGTCGTCCGCCCCAATATGGACAACCCGGCAACCATCGTCCGCCGCCGCCACCCCATGGCGGCTATCGTCGTCCTGGTCCGCCGGTCTATGGCTATGACTGGAATCGTCCGGACCCGCGCTATGGTGATCGCTATCGTCCCGATCGCTATTATCGCGGCGGCTATGCGCCGATCCGGGTCGACCGCAACATGCGCATCTATCGCGGCTATGACGACCGCTATTATTGCCGCCGTTCGGACGGCACCACGGGCCTCATCATCGGCGGCGCGATCGGCGCGCTGATCGGCGGCCAGCTCGATCGCGGCTATTCCAACACGGCGGGCATATTGATCGGCGGCGGCGCCGGCGCACTGCTCGGCCGCGAGATCGACCGCGGCAGCCTCAGCTGCCGCTAGTCTGGCGAAGGGGGCGATGGCGCCCCCTTTTCAGCACCAGGGGTGGCGGCGCCCATCCCAGGGTCGGGCCAGTCCTTCATCGACCAGTTGCTGGCCGATCGACCGACCGTCGCGCGTCACGATTCGCAGCGCGCGGCCATAACGGTCGGTCGCCCGTCCCTCTATCTCCAGCGAGAAGGGGCCGGCATTCATCAACTGCTGCAACCGACTGGTCGCCCGTGCACCCAGTGCCCCTTCCTCCGGACAGCGCGGCCCATGGGTTTCGGGCGTGTCGATGTCGGCGATCCGGTATTTCTCGTCCCGGAACCAGAAGGTGTCGCCATCGACGACGCAATTGGTCCCGCCGCCGCTGTGGCAATAGCCGAAATCGGCCGACAGCCGGTCGGCGCTGGCGCCCGATTGGTGAACGCTCGTCGATGTCGTCGGCATGGCGACCCCGGGCGCCAGTCGCGCCCACCAGTCGGGCGCCTGCCAGCCGATCATCATCCCCAACGCCAGCACCAGCGCGAGGGTCTTGCCGCTGAAACCGCTGCGTTGGGGCGCTGGGCGACGAAAGCGCGCCTGCCCGGCGCGCGCTGCTTCCCGGCGCCAGAGCGTGTCGATGCGGTCAGGGGTGAATCGGTCGGGACGTCTGGCCATGGCGCGCGCCTAGCATGCCAAGCGAAAACAGTGGGTTAAATCTGATCCGTCTTGTCGCCATTTCGGCCGAAGCGGGATTTGACCGGGATCAATGTCAGGATCGCGGTGGGCAGCATGATGCGCGCGCCTCAGTCCATGGAGATCGCCGCATGAATGCCGCCGCGCCGCCCAGCCCCTATCATCGCATCGGCGGCGAACCGGTCGTGCGTGCCATCGCGAACCGCTTCTATGATCTGCTGGAAAGCGACCCGGCCTATGCCGAGCTACGCGCGCTCCATGCCGCCGACCTTTCCGTCGTGCGCCATGGTCTCGCCCGCTTCCTGTGCGGCTGGCTTGGCGGCCCGCGCGACTGGTTTCAGCGCGGCATCTGCATCATGTCGCTACACCGCAGCTTTCCGATCACGCCCCAACTGGCCGATCAATGGGCGACGGCAGCGGCCTGCGCGATCGCCATGCAGGAGGATCTCGATACCGACATTGCCGACGCCATGGCCGAAGCACTCGGGCACATGGCGCGCGGCATGATCAATTTCGGTCTCGCGCCCGTCAGGGGGCAGGCCGGCTAGGCCCTATTCGTCGTCCTCGTCCCGTTCCTCGGCCCAGTCGATCGCGTCATCCTCGTCGATCTCGTCTTCCTCGCCCTCATCCTCGTCGTCCATCCGCGGCTCGCCGTCGAACGCGCCTTCATCGATCCAGCCGGACCGGTCCATTTCGTTCATCTTGTCGACCAGGTCGGGGACATCGTCGGGGATGATCTGCGCCGGGTTGGGCCGCCCGCCATGCTCGCTCTCTTCGCTCAGGTCGCTGGTCCGGCCCAGCGCATCGTCGGCGACGTCATTAGCCTGGCTGCCGGCGTCGGCCTGTTCGCTATTTTCCTCGCTCTCGTCGGGGAAGGGGCGATTGTCGGGAAGCGTCATGGCGAGTCTCCTTGAAAGGGCGTGCCTGTGCCCAACGATCACTCCTTTTCTCCGTTCCGCGCAAGGGGGCAGGAAACGGGCTGGACAGGGCCGGACCAAGGGGGCAAAGGCCGTCGCGATCCTTTTCGCCCCGATCCTTTTTGCACCGCAACAGGAATCCCTCCATGTCCCGCCAGCTCATTTCCTCCGGCTCGCCCTTCGAGGCGCAGGTCGGCTATTCGCGCGCCGTCGTCCAGGGCGACTGGTGCTTCGTCGCCGGCACCACCGGCACCGATCCTGAAACCAAGATCATGCCCGACAGCGTGGTCGATCAGGGCGTCAACGCGCTCAAGGTGATCGGCAAGGCGCTCGAAGACGCCGGCTTCTCCTTTGCCGATGTCGTGCGCGTCACCTATTATATCACCGACCCTGCCTATTGGGACGATCTGGGCAAGGCCACTGCGCCCATCTTTGGCGAAATCCGCCCGGCCGCCAGCTGCGTCGTCGCTGGCCTGATCAAGCCGGAGATGAAGATCGAAATCGAAGTCACCGCCTTCAAAGGGTAACAGGGACACATCATCATGATTACCATGTACGGCATCAAGAATTGCGACACGATCAAGAAGGCCCGCAACTGGCTGGATAATGAGCGCGTCGCCTACAGCTTCCACGACTATAAGGTCGCGGGCGTCGACAAGGCGAAGCTCGAAGAATGGGTGATGGAGCATGGCTGGGAAACCATCCTCAACCGTTCCGGCACCACCTTCAAGGCGCTCGACGCCGGCGACAAGGCGCATATCGACGCGGACAAGGCGATCCTGCTGATGATCACCAACCCCTCGATGATCAAGCGCCCGATCCTCGACACCGGCAAGGGCACGATCGTCGGCTTCAAGGCGACGACCTATGAAAACGCGCTGAAAGGCGTGATGGCGTGATCGGACGGGGGCTGCTGGGCATCGGGGCATTGCTGATGATGGGCCTGCTTCCCCTTTCCGCCGTCCGGGCCGCCGACCCGCTGATCATCGCGCATCGCGGTGCCAGTGGCGAGCGGCCCGAACATACGCTCGCCAGCTATGAGCGGGCGATCGACCAGGGCGCCGACTATATCGAGCCGGACCTGGTCCTGACCAAGGATGGCGTGCTGGTCGCCCGGCACGAAAATGAGATTGGCGGCACCACCGACGTCGCCGACCATCCCGAATTTGCCGATCGCAAGACGACCAAGACGATCGACGGCATCGCAATGACCGGCTGGTTCACCGAGGATTTCACCCTCGCCGAACTGCGCACGCTGCGGGCGCGCGAGCGCCTGCCCGATCTGCGCCCGGCCAATGTTCGCTTCAACGACCTTTATCTCATCCCGACCTTCGAGGAGATATTGAAGCTGGTCCGCGCCAAGGAAGCGGAGCAGCATCGCCGCATCGGCCTCTATCCCGAAACCAAGCATCCCAGCTATTTCGCCGGCATCGGCCTGCCGCACCAGCAGGCGCTGCTCGATCTGCTCGGCAAATATGGCTATACCAATGCCGACGACCCGGTGTTCATCCAGTCGTTCGAGGTCGGCAATCTGAAGGCCCTGCATGAAGCTACCCGGCTGCGCCTCATCCAGCTTGTCGATGCCGAGGGCGGCCCTGCCGACGAGCCCGGCACGACCTATGCCGACATGATGAGCGTCTCCGGGCTGGAGGCGATTGCCGGCTATGCCACCGGCCTCGGCCCGTCCGCCGCCATGGTGCTGGCCCCCGAAGGGGCGACCGCGCTGGTTGGCCGTGCCCATGATGCCGGACTTCAGGTCCATATCTGGACGCTGCGGATGGAAAACAGCTTCCTGCCCGATCAGTATAAGCGGCCGGACGATCCGCAGGGCCGGGGCGATTTTGCCGGCTATGTCCAGGCGATCGCCGCGACGGGTGTCGATGGCATTTTCAGCGACTTTCCCAAGCAGGCGCGTGATGCCTTGGGCGGCACGAAGCCCTGATCGGCGACGTCGCGAAAATTAAAGCGGATTTTCCCTTCTCTACCCTGCGGCTCGACTTGCCAAAGCCGGGCCGCAGGCGAATAACGAACAGACCATGTTGTCCCAGAAGACCCGTTACGCCATCCGCGCGCTCCAGCATCTTGCCGACCGCTATCGCCAGGGGCCTGTGCCTCTCAACGAGATTGCGACGCGCCAGAATATCCCGGCGAAATTCCTGACGGTGATTCTGTCGGAACTGTCGCGCGAAGGGCTGGTCGCGACCCAGCGCGGCCGCGACGGCGGCTATTGGCTGGCCCTGGCGCCGGTCGATATCAGCTATGGCGATATCGTTCGTCTTACCCGGGGGTCGCTGGCGCTCACGCCCTGCGCCAGCCGTTTTGCCCATGAAAGCTGCACCAACTGCCTGCCCGAAAGCGAATGTCGCCTGCACCGGGTGATGCTGCGCGTCCGCGACGAAACCGCCAAGGTACTCGACAGCATCAGCCTGGCCGAACCCTTCGCGGCCGAAGGGTTGGGGTAGGGGCACTCAGCCCCGCTTTTGGGCGAGCCAGATGGTGCGGCCGCCGCAACTTTGGTCTTCAGCGACATGATCGACGATTGCAAAGCCGGTAGCATCAAGCCGCATCCGATATTCTTCAGGCGACAGGCTGCCATGATAGAGCGGTTCGCCTTCCAGTTCACCGATCGCGCTGCCCTCCTTCGGACCGCTGGTGAACATCAGCGGCGCTCCCGGCTCGGCATGCGCGGCAAAGCGGGCGAACAGGCTGCGCTGCTCCTTGGGCGACAGGTGGAAGAAGCTGTCCCAGGCGATCAGCCCACCGAACCGCTTGTCCAGGGCCAGTTGGCGCATGTCCGCGCACAGCGCCGGCGTATCGGGCATATTCTCGCGGAACAGCGTCAGCATGGTCGCACTGCCATCGATGCCGGTAACGTCAAAGCCGCGCCGCGCCAGTGCGCGCGCGATCGGCACGCCTGACCCACATCCTATGTCCAGCACCGTGGCGCCGGGGGAGAGCAAGCGACAGAATCGATCCAGCCAAGCACCTTCCGTCGGCCGATCGCCTCGCAGGCCGGCCCACGTCCGCCCGTGCCGGTCATAGATGGCGATGATATTTTCTTCGATGCCGTCATTCATGGGGGCCGCCTCCAGCAACAGCATAGGACTAGTTGCCATCGTTCGTCATGATGCCATGTGCCAGCCCTTGCGCTCGCCCCGCCGCTTCGCCACATCGGCAGCATGACCACGCCGCCGCTCAAAGCCGTCCTGATCCCCGTCACCCCGTTGCAGCAGAACTGCACCCTCTTCTGGTGCACGGAAACGATGCGCGGCGCCTTTGTCGATCCGGGCGGCGACCTGCCGGTGCTGAAGAAGGCGGCGGAGCAGCATGGCGTCACGATTGAGAAGATCCTCGTCACCCACGGCCATATCGACCATTGCGGACAGGCCGGCGTGCTGGCCCGCGACCTCGATGTCCCGATCGAGGGGCCGCATGAGGAGGATCGTTTCTGGATCGACCGGCTGCCGCAGGATGGCGAGCGCTGGGGCATTCCGGGCGAAAGTTTCGAGCCGGACCGCTGGCTGGTCGATGGCGATCAGGTGACGGTCGGCAATCTGACCTTCGACGTCTATCATTGCCCGGGCCACACGCCGGGCCATGTCGTCTTCCACCATGCGCCGAGCCAGCTCGCGATCGTGGGTGACGTCTTGTTCAAGGGGTCGATCGGCCGCACCGACTTCCCGCGCGGCAATCATCAGCATCTGATCGATGCGATCACCGGCAAGCTCTGGCCGCTGGGCGGGCAGACCGCCTTCGTCCCCGGCCATGGCGAGATGAGCAATTTCGCCTATGAGCGGCGGACCAATCCTTTCGTCGCGGATTCGGTGCTCGGTTAGACGCGCGCCATCGTTGGCGGCGCTGGGATGGCCCGTGTCGCGCTATAGGCGACATAGAGGGCGGCGATCGCCAAGCCGATCATCACGATCCAGGTGAGCAGCGCGCCGCCCGCGCGCCAGACCGTCGGCTTGTCCGCGTCCATGCCAAAGCCATGGGCGATTCGCGCCAGCGCATAGATCATCGCCCCGATCCACAGCCATAGCGGCGCGCCGATCGCCATTTCGATGAGGCCGAAGAGAATCAGGATGATCGGCGTATATTCGATGAAATTGGCGTGCGCCCGCATACGCCGGGCCAGCAGCATGTTTCCCGAGTCGCCGTGCAAAAGCTTCGCACCCACCCGGATTCGGGCGCAGCGGACCGCCAGCCAGAAATTGATGAATGCACAGGCCGCAGCCAGCGTAAGCGTGATCGGCAACAACATCGGCATCCCCTTATCCAATGGCCGTCACCATAGGCGCCGCGGTCTTGCGGGCAAGGAAGGACTTGCACCATCTTCAAAAACGGCTATAGGCGCAGGGCTTCGCGATCACCCGGGCCGCATGGTCTGCGGCACCCGTGCCGTCGGCGCTTCATTCGGAAACCGGCCAGTCGCATAACCAGATTTAGTTACGGAAACAGGTGCCGACATGGCTGTCCCCAAAAGGAAAACATCCCCGTCCAAGCGTGGCATGCGTCGCAGCCACGATTCGCTGCGCGTCGAAGCATTCCAGGAATGCTCGAACTGCGGTGAACTGAAGCGTCCGCATAACCTGTGCGACGCCTGCGGCCATTATAACGGCCGTGAAGTCGTCGCCGTCGGGGCGTAAAGACTTTTCGATCTCCGCAAAGGGGTGATCTCAGTGTCCAGCCAACCGCGAATCGCAATTGACGCGATGGGCGGGGATGAAGGCGTGCGGGTGATGATGGCGGGCGTTGCGCTCGCTCGTCGCCGGCACGAAGGACTCCGCTTCACCCTGTTCGGCGACGAAACGCGGATCAAGGCGGCTCTCGACAACCACCCCAATTTGCGGGCGGCGTCGGAAGTCGTCCATTCCGATACCATCGTCGAAGGCGCCGACAAGCCCAGCGTTGCGATTCGCAAGAAGAGCAGCTCGATGAGCATGGCGATTCATGCCGTGAAGTCGGGCGATGCCGGGGCCGCTGTCTCCGCCGGTAATACCGGCGCGTTGATGGCAATGGCGAAGCTGGCGCTACGAACCATGCCTGGCGTCGATCGTCCGGCGCTGGCGGCCATGCTGCCGACGCTTGGCGACAATGACGTTATCATGCTTGACCTTGGCGCCAATACCGAGTGCGACGCGCGTAACCTCGTTCAGTTCGCGGTGATGGGTGCAGCCTATGCGCGTATCGCCTTCGACCTGGAACGGCCGCGCGTGCGTCTGCTCAACATCGGTACCGAAGAGCTTAAGGGTACGGATGAGATTCGCGATGCCGCCGCTGTGCTGCGGGCGGCAGATGCGTTGCCCATGTCCTTCGACGGCTTTACCGAAGGCGACAAGATCGGTCGCGGCGATGTCGACGTGATCGTATGCGACGGCTTTTCCGGCAATGTCGCGCTCAAGACTGCAGAGGGTACCGCGCGTTTCGTCGCGGACGTGCTGCGTCGCGCTTTCACCAGTTCGCTGCGGTCGAAAATCGGTTTCCTGATTTCAAAGCCGGCAATGCATTTGCTGAAACATCATCTCG
The sequence above is drawn from the Sphingobium sp. AP49 genome and encodes:
- a CDS encoding ribonucleotide-diphosphate reductase subunit beta, whose translation is MPLLQASKVYKPFEYPWAYEFWKRQQQLHWLPEEVPLGEDCRDWAQKLSDHERNLLTQIFRFFTQADVEVQDCYHEKYGRVFKPTEIKMMLTAFSNMETVHIAAYSHLLDTIGMPESEYSAFLQYKEMKDKHDYLATFGVDSDEDIARTLAMFGGFTEGLQLFASFAMLMNFPRFNKMKGMGQIVTWSVRDETLHCEGIIKLFHAFCAERQCLTPAVKDDIMDMCQKTVRIEDAFVDLVFEMGPVPGMTPKDIKKYVRYIADWRLGQLGLKPIYMIDEHPLPWLTPLLNGVEHANFFETRATEYSKGATRGQWNDVWDAFDRRKKLKGSEAANADESDPDMFKAAGIAAE
- a CDS encoding glycine zipper 2TM domain-containing protein, with the protein product MRRFAKSMIAALSLGAMALTAMPATAQPGQGRPGGPSSSHGGPGGPGAQRPPSHGGPGPGRGNAQRPPQGGGPGAQRPPQPGRPGAGRPPQPGRPGNGRPPQYGQPGNHRPPPPPHGGYRRPGPPVYGYDWNRPDPRYGDRYRPDRYYRGGYAPIRVDRNMRIYRGYDDRYYCRRSDGTTGLIIGGAIGALIGGQLDRGYSNTAGILIGGGAGALLGREIDRGSLSCR
- a CDS encoding thermonuclease family protein, with amino-acid sequence MARRPDRFTPDRIDTLWRREAARAGQARFRRPAPQRSGFSGKTLALVLALGMMIGWQAPDWWARLAPGVAMPTTSTSVHQSGASADRLSADFGYCHSGGGTNCVVDGDTFWFRDEKYRIADIDTPETHGPRCPEEGALGARATSRLQQLMNAGPFSLEIEGRATDRYGRALRIVTRDGRSIGQQLVDEGLARPWDGRRHPWC
- a CDS encoding globin, which translates into the protein MNAAAPPSPYHRIGGEPVVRAIANRFYDLLESDPAYAELRALHAADLSVVRHGLARFLCGWLGGPRDWFQRGICIMSLHRSFPITPQLADQWATAAACAIAMQEDLDTDIADAMAEALGHMARGMINFGLAPVRGQAG
- a CDS encoding RidA family protein, with amino-acid sequence MSRQLISSGSPFEAQVGYSRAVVQGDWCFVAGTTGTDPETKIMPDSVVDQGVNALKVIGKALEDAGFSFADVVRVTYYITDPAYWDDLGKATAPIFGEIRPAASCVVAGLIKPEMKIEIEVTAFKG
- a CDS encoding ArsC family reductase, translating into MITMYGIKNCDTIKKARNWLDNERVAYSFHDYKVAGVDKAKLEEWVMEHGWETILNRSGTTFKALDAGDKAHIDADKAILLMITNPSMIKRPILDTGKGTIVGFKATTYENALKGVMA
- a CDS encoding glycerophosphodiester phosphodiesterase; this translates as MGLLPLSAVRAADPLIIAHRGASGERPEHTLASYERAIDQGADYIEPDLVLTKDGVLVARHENEIGGTTDVADHPEFADRKTTKTIDGIAMTGWFTEDFTLAELRTLRARERLPDLRPANVRFNDLYLIPTFEEILKLVRAKEAEQHRRIGLYPETKHPSYFAGIGLPHQQALLDLLGKYGYTNADDPVFIQSFEVGNLKALHEATRLRLIQLVDAEGGPADEPGTTYADMMSVSGLEAIAGYATGLGPSAAMVLAPEGATALVGRAHDAGLQVHIWTLRMENSFLPDQYKRPDDPQGRGDFAGYVQAIAATGVDGIFSDFPKQARDALGGTKP
- a CDS encoding Rrf2 family transcriptional regulator, coding for MLSQKTRYAIRALQHLADRYRQGPVPLNEIATRQNIPAKFLTVILSELSREGLVATQRGRDGGYWLALAPVDISYGDIVRLTRGSLALTPCASRFAHESCTNCLPESECRLHRVMLRVRDETAKVLDSISLAEPFAAEGLG
- a CDS encoding methyltransferase domain-containing protein translates to MATSPMLLLEAAPMNDGIEENIIAIYDRHGRTWAGLRGDRPTEGAWLDRFCRLLSPGATVLDIGCGSGVPIARALARRGFDVTGIDGSATMLTLFRENMPDTPALCADMRQLALDKRFGGLIAWDSFFHLSPKEQRSLFARFAAHAEPGAPLMFTSGPKEGSAIGELEGEPLYHGSLSPEEYRMRLDATGFAIVDHVAEDQSCGGRTIWLAQKRG
- a CDS encoding MBL fold metallo-hydrolase — protein: MTTPPLKAVLIPVTPLQQNCTLFWCTETMRGAFVDPGGDLPVLKKAAEQHGVTIEKILVTHGHIDHCGQAGVLARDLDVPIEGPHEEDRFWIDRLPQDGERWGIPGESFEPDRWLVDGDQVTVGNLTFDVYHCPGHTPGHVVFHHAPSQLAIVGDVLFKGSIGRTDFPRGNHQHLIDAITGKLWPLGGQTAFVPGHGEMSNFAYERRTNPFVADSVLG
- a CDS encoding MAPEG family protein, whose product is MLLPITLTLAAACAFINFWLAVRCARIRVGAKLLHGDSGNMLLARRMRAHANFIEYTPIILILFGLIEMAIGAPLWLWIGAMIYALARIAHGFGMDADKPTVWRAGGALLTWIVMIGLAIAALYVAYSATRAIPAPPTMARV
- the rpmF gene encoding 50S ribosomal protein L32; translated protein: MAVPKRKTSPSKRGMRRSHDSLRVEAFQECSNCGELKRPHNLCDACGHYNGREVVAVGA
- the plsX gene encoding phosphate acyltransferase PlsX; this translates as MGGDEGVRVMMAGVALARRRHEGLRFTLFGDETRIKAALDNHPNLRAASEVVHSDTIVEGADKPSVAIRKKSSSMSMAIHAVKSGDAGAAVSAGNTGALMAMAKLALRTMPGVDRPALAAMLPTLGDNDVIMLDLGANTECDARNLVQFAVMGAAYARIAFDLERPRVRLLNIGTEELKGTDEIRDAAAVLRAADALPMSFDGFTEGDKIGRGDVDVIVCDGFSGNVALKTAEGTARFVADVLRRAFTSSLRSKIGFLISKPAMHLLKHHLDPNNHNGAVFLGLNGVVVKSHGNADAKGVANAVHVAARLLEEDITRRIAADMAGVQGLSAVASKVEMPVK